TTGTCCCAAAGCGAACCGAATGACACACGGTTTCGACCACGCCGGCAGTTCCTTGCCGAGCCAATGGAGCGCGAGCACGCGCCGCTGGTGTTCAGCCTCGGCCGCGATCGCCCGGGCTATGACCGGTGTTTGCGCGTGAACCACGAAGTTGGCAGTGTGTACGTCCGCCTGTGGCACGTAGCCCTTACCGAGCGACGAAGGGACCAGCGCGGGCGGTGGTTCGATCCGCAGAGGGGGTTGTACGGCCGGATCAACGGGTTTGAGCGGGTCTTGGGACCACACAACCCCAAAACACACGAGAGCGCCCGCGGCGGTCGCCACGAGTGCGGGTAGTTTGAACCGGGCCATATCGTTCACGACTCCTTTCGCGGCGACGGTTGCGACCGTGGTAGGTGCTCCGCCGGCCAGGAACTGAAACACATTCGACACCGTTCGACGTGCAATCTCGGGTTCAACGGCGGTGATTGCTTCCCCAACGCCCGCGACGAGTGCGGTCGCGACCGTCGGAATGACCCCGCGTCGTTCGAGCCGGGCGCGGAGGAGTTCCTTCGCCCGGTCCAGTCGGCGCCGCAACGTGCGCACGCTGCCGCCGAGGTCGGCCGCAGCCTGTGCGTGGGTCCGCCCGCGGATCAGGCACAGCACGACAGGAGCACGCAGACCGTCCGGGAGCTGAGTAAGTTCGTCGTCCAGGATGGCTGCGAGTTCGCGTGTGTCGGGCAGGGGATTGGCCGCTTCGGGCTGGCCCGCAGCCTGTTCGTGACCCGCTCGGCTGCGCTCCGAGTTGCGCATTTGTCGGGCGACACGGCCCGTGACACCCACGAGCCAACTCCCAATCGCGCCGGGCTTGCGGACCCGCTCTGGGCGGCACGCGAGAACGAGGAAAACGGCCTGAAATGCGTCGTCGGCGTGTGCAGGGACTAACCGGCGGCAAACGCGTTGGACTACGGGACCGTGCCGGCGCACAAGTTCGGCGAAGGCGCCTTCGTCTCGGTTCGTGGTGAACCGGGTGAGGAGATCGGCGTCCGATGCGATGACTTCCGCAGCCGGGCAGAGCTTGAGTATCGAAACGGGCATCCGTGGCCCTCACGAGTCGCGAGCTACCTTTCACCCGTTTAGTGTGGTCTCGCGCCGGTGGGTGGCCAACTTTATTCGGAACGAGCGGATTTGGTGGCTCCTATTGCCCATCCAAACCAACTTAACGGATCGGAAAAATCACTTAACTCGTGCGGCGCCGGTTGGCGCACTCGGAACGCGCCCGCACAATAGTCGGAAAATAACCACGCCACGGACCGGCCCCACCCACGCGGAGGCCCGCCGTGTCCACACAGCCCGTTTCTGTTTACACCGCCGTTCGCGAAATCCTGGTCGCCGACGGCACACTCACAACTGATGAAATCGTGACCCGCGCCAAGGCTCGAGGCGTGACCAAGCCCGATGCCGTGATCCGCAAGGTCGTCAACAAGACAAAAAGCGAGATGAAGCTGAGGAGCCAGAAGAACAAGAAAGCGGGCCGCAAACTGATCCAACCCCTGTTTCCCTCACCGCACACGGTGGCGCGGGACGTTCTGGCCGCCGATCCCGATCTTCCGAGCGCGGTTGCTCTTAGCCTGATCAAGGCGCGGGGCGTGAGCCGGTCGGATTCCGAAATCCTGGAAGCGATCCGGAAGACACGCGGAGTTGTACGTCAGAAAGCGAAGGCGGTGCCGGCCGCGGCCCGTGAGACGACAGCACCCGCGCCCGAAACCCTGACTGAGCAGGCCGTGTTCACCGGATTGGCTCTGGTGAACAAGACGGCTCACCTGTGTGGCGGGGTGGCGAAGGCGCGCGAGATCGCCGAAGCGATCCGCTCGTGCGGGGGAATCGACACGTTCCTGAAGCGCCTGGAACTCATTGCCGAGATCCTGAATTCCGACACGGATCTGTAACGCGACCGGCGCGAAGGCACGATGCTTCGCGCATGAACAGTCGGGAGTTGTCGCCGAGGCCGACCTACCTCGGCTACACCATTTCCCACGGCTGGCGCGGGCGCTTGGACCGGCGCGAGGCTTCTGCCATTTCACGCAGAAACTGCCACACGGCGAAACCGACGAACCCAATTCCACCGGCCGCGAACACCCATTTCAGTTTGTTGTCCAACTCTTCCTTGGCCTTTTTGCGCGCGGCGACCGCCGCGGGATCTTCCGGGACGTCACACCCGGTCGGCCGTCACCCGGCCTTTGCGCTCGGGGCGTTCCACAGCACGGCGGCGGACACGACACACGCGGCGACGAGCGATTTCATAGGGCGACCTCAAAGTCCTTCAGGTACCGGCGAAACACCGCTCATACGGCGCGAATTCGCTTGATTTTTCAGCAAATTGCGCCGAAGGGAGCACACAAGTATGTCGCACGAATGCCGCTCGTATTGGCCGCATTTTGCAGAAATGCCGCCGGCCGCGGCTGATCGAGGAGAAGTGTCGGAGCGTCGTTCACCGAAGGAAAGCCAACTGAACTGCGCCTTCGCGATTAGCGGTTCGGGCAACATGCGTCCCGTACTCGCACCAGCGCATCAAGGGCCTGCTGGAACGGTCCGGCGATTTCGGGCGCTGACGCCATTCCCTTTGGATCGAGTCGCTTACATTCCGGGGGAACGGCTACCACCGCGTCGGGCGGCAATACGGCCGACATCACTGTCAGTGTTTCGACCAGGGACGCCTGCGCGTGCGTCGATCGGGGAAAGGCGTTTACCAAGCCAACCGGTTTACCTACGAGTTCCCCGCTCCCGACGACCCAGTCGAGGGCGTTCTTGAGCGCCCCTGGTACCCCGTGGGCATACTCCGGCGTCGAGATGAGCACCGCGTCCGCGGTTCGGAGGAGTGCGCGCCACTCCTCGACCGAGGGCAGAGGCTCGTCCTCGTGGTCCAGGTCCGGGTTGAACAGCGGAAGGCTCCCGAGCCCCGCGAACAACGAGACGGTTATGTAGGGTGGGGCTACGAGGGCTGCGGCCCGAAGCAGATTTGTGTTGGACGAAGCGGCTCGCAAACTACCGGACACCGCGAGCACGGTTGCAGGGCGCTTCGCGGCGGCTGGCGCTGTCATTCTTGAATACCCCGGTCGTGAATCCCGGAGAGTATTCCTCTCGTCTCGCCCTCGTCTTTCGCGACCCGTTCGGGTGTCACCGATAAATTGGATCAGGTTGATCCCGTTAATCCTGTCCGAACTCTTCGCTGACGCTCGATTACCGGGGAGGTTGTGGCGCGCGGCGAATGCCGTTGTCGGCTGCGGGTTCGCGCCGACCGACCACTTCTTGAGGCCCGGGGCGCCGATCGGTCGGCGTACTGACCGGTGGGGCAACTGGTGGTGGAGTGACGGGCGGGGTAGTCGGTGGTGGGGTCGGTTGTACTTTCGGTGCTGTAGAGGTTTTGAGTGATCTGATGTACGCGACGATGGCGTTCACGTCTTCGTCGCTGATCTGCTCCGCGTTGTACGCGGGCATGATCGGTACCCACCCGTCAACGACCTTCACACGCGGTTTGCGGATCGACTCAACGATGTAAGCCTCATCGACGAGCTGTGCCCCGCCGTCTTTGAGCGCGACTTTGGTCCCGAACAATCCTTCGAGTGCTGGTGCTTTGGCGTTTGTTGTGGCACTGTGGCAGTTAATGCACTGGTTCTTGAGGAAAAGCTGGCGCCCTTTAAAAGCAAGTGCTCCGTCCCCTTCAATGGGCGGCTTGGTTCCGCTGTCGTTCTTCGCGAACCGTTCGTACTCAGAGGTTTCGGTTACGAACGCGGTTCCGATGCGCTCGCGCGAGTTCCACAGAGCGAACGCTCCGGCGCGGATGGTTTTGAGGGCGGTTGTTTTTTCGAGCCCGGCTCGTGCTGAGGCGGTAAGTGGAAACGCGGGGATCTCGAAACGTTCTCCCGAAGTCGAAGTCGAACCTTCTTTTGCTTGCGAGAACGAGAACTTCACGGCCCGGCTCACGGGGAGGTGAAGTTCGTTGCGCTCGCGCTTACCGCTGGGGTGCTGGAACGTCCACGCGCCGTTCTCTCCAG
This region of Gemmata massiliana genomic DNA includes:
- a CDS encoding NADPH-dependent FMN reductase; the protein is MTAPAAAKRPATVLAVSGSLRAASSNTNLLRAAALVAPPYITVSLFAGLGSLPLFNPDLDHEDEPLPSVEEWRALLRTADAVLISTPEYAHGVPGALKNALDWVVGSGELVGKPVGLVNAFPRSTHAQASLVETLTVMSAVLPPDAVVAVPPECKRLDPKGMASAPEIAGPFQQALDALVRVRDACCPNR
- a CDS encoding c-type cytochrome, whose product is MTFPDIKSGDNTIPANNTIPAPRPVPPAAEIVDTEPANALNVLAIAGENGAWTFQHPSGKRERNELHLPVSRAVKFSFSQAKEGSTSTSGERFEIPAFPLTASARAGLEKTTALKTIRAGAFALWNSRERIGTAFVTETSEYERFAKNDSGTKPPIEGDGALAFKGRQLFLKNQCINCHSATTNAKAPALEGLFGTKVALKDGGAQLVDEAYIVESIRKPRVKVVDGWVPIMPAYNAEQISDEDVNAIVAYIRSLKTSTAPKVQPTPPPTTPPVTPPPVAPPVSTPTDRRPGPQEVVGRREPAADNGIRRAPQPPR
- a CDS encoding sigma-70 family RNA polymerase sigma factor, which produces MPVSILKLCPAAEVIASDADLLTRFTTNRDEGAFAELVRRHGPVVQRVCRRLVPAHADDAFQAVFLVLACRPERVRKPGAIGSWLVGVTGRVARQMRNSERSRAGHEQAAGQPEAANPLPDTRELAAILDDELTQLPDGLRAPVVLCLIRGRTHAQAAADLGGSVRTLRRRLDRAKELLRARLERRGVIPTVATALVAGVGEAITAVEPEIARRTVSNVFQFLAGGAPTTVATVAAKGVVNDMARFKLPALVATAAGALVCFGVVWSQDPLKPVDPAVQPPLRIEPPPALVPSSLGKGYVPQADVHTANFVVHAQTPVIARAIAAEAEHQRRVLALHWLGKELPAWSKPCVIRFALGQASGGATTFTFGNGANEVPTVTSMEMTLSGEFLVVMTNALPHEVTHTVLASFFGKPLPRWADEGLSLLAESATEQFNHDVRVRELLNAGRGIRLRVLVRMTEYPKDMIVLYAQGHSLTRFLAGQTKGVPVLKDVPMLGDLFKKNADNEGRRRLLTFLHVGTQGNTVESWDKAAKEVYGFESIDDLEEAWLEWLKKPISALQQPPDSNPRATNPKPDSLHQIPPTELPLPRGW